In the Malus domestica chromosome 16, GDT2T_hap1 genome, one interval contains:
- the LOC139193057 gene encoding uncharacterized protein: MTNLAKLDYAALDITEKNYLTWVLDTKIHLEVGNLGDTIREESNSSSQEQAKAMIFIRRHLDEALKSEITSQLKLCGDTITEESLMKKTFSTFHASNVLLQQQYRARGFTEYNQLISVLMVAEQNNELLMKNHHSQPTGSAPFPEVNAASLEVNATSSGSDNHKRGRSHKRGGWNKKGKNHGGQFHNQVPRHNSGPSFKHMNRHKGKAHMNNAPRNSEGACHRCGGNGHWARTFRTPKHLVDLYQASLKEKGVETNFLDQAKPMDIPDQVYNLSGQLNTTHLDVSDFIMEKGNEVYRSD; this comes from the exons atgacgaacttggcaaagcttgattatgctgccctggacattaccGAGAAGAATTATCTTACctgggtactggataccaagattCATCTGGAAGTagggaatcttggagataccatcaggGAAGAGAGCAACTCATCCTCTCAAGAGCAGGCGAAGGCTATGATTTTTATTCGtcgccatcttgatgaggcactaaagagcga aattacctctcagCTGAAGCTCTGTGGGGATACTATTACTGAGGAAAGTTTGATGaaaaagactttcagcacatttCATGCCTCTAACGTGCTCCTACAGCAGCAATATAGAGCACgaggcttcactgaatacaaccagctgatatctgtgcttatggtagctgaacagaacaatgagctcctgatgaaaaaccATCATTCCCAACCTACTGGATCTGCaccattcccagaagtgaatgctgCTTCCCTCGAAGTGAACGCCACATCCTCTGGTAGCGATAATCATAAACGAGGACGTAGCCACAAGCGAGGTGGGTGGAACAAgaaaggcaagaaccatggcggtcagtttcacaaccaggttccaaggcATAATTCAGGCCCAAGCTTTAAACATATGAATCGCCACAAAGGTAAAGCTCACATGAACAATGCTCCTAGGAACTCTGAAGGAgcctgccataggtgtggtggcaatgggcattgggcgcgtacttttcgtaccccaaaacatctggtggatctgtatcaagcctccctcaaagagaagggtgtcgagaccaattttctcgaccaggctaaaccaatggatatacctgatcAAGTGTATAACTTATCAGGACAGTTGAACACAACCCACCTAGATGTTTCAGACTTCATTATGGAAAAGGGGAATGAAGTATACCGGTCAGACTGA